The segment CAGGAACCAAATTTCCGTTGGCTATGATAATACGTGGTGACCATTCATGGGTCTTCGCAACATATACCGGCCTGCCTGATTGAATACAGAGCGTTTCATCTCCCTTTAATGATTTTAAAACATTTACAATTCTCTGATATTCTTTCCAGTTCCTTGCAATACGGCCAGTGCCTCCGTAGACAATAAGTTCTTCAGGCTGGGTGGCAATATCAGGATCAAGACTATTCATAAACATCCTCAATGCTGCCTCAATATCCCAGGTCTTGCAGGTAAGGGACGTGCCGTCTGGTGATTTAATAGGCATCTGTGGTCTGAACTCGTAAAACATTGGCCGCGCCATAGAATATTCCTTTCCGGAAACAGGTGTTTGTAAAATCGCTCCGATATTTTCCAATAAAAATATTTTTCTACCAATAAGAAGAAGTACTCACGCAAAGAATTTAATTTCGGATTTTGGATTTTGGATTTTGGATTACAGATTTTGGATCTGCCTTTTATTTCATAATTCAAAATCCGCAATTCAGACCAACTACATTTCGGGTAAGAATTTAGCTAATTCCTCCATCCATTTCCATGTTTCAGCTTTTACCTTTTCTGCTTCAACACTATTTTTAAAAGAATCTTCATTCTCCTCAATAAAGCAATAGACCTGTCCCAGGAACTCTTTCAATTCTGCTACTTTTTTCAGAACATCCATCCTTTTTTCCCTCCAAAATTATCATCAATGTTCTATAAAGACAACCTCAACAACAGCACTATATCCGTTAGCGGAAATGATGATATTGGTCGTACCGGGTGAGATACCTTTTACCGTAAACGTTGTTCTGCCACCAGCATCGGTTAATGCCTCCTGTGTAACCGTTGCAACTGCCGGAGAGGTGCTTTTTGCCCTGACTTTCATGCCAAAAAGGGGACCTCCCTGATTATCCAGCAACTGAACGTGTATCTTATCTTCCGACCCTGAATGGACACTCAGTTTACGGGGACTCACAATAATATTTATCTTTTCTTCGTAACGCGGATAGGGTGCACATGATGCTATGAGAAAAACTAAAAGGGCGGTTAAACAGAAGGATGCATACCTTTGACAAAATGATTTCATGGTGTTCCCCTTATTTATAATTTGGTTTTTTAAAAACGCATTGCTTATAAGCTCCTTAGAGCAATCTGTTTGCATATCAATCACTATACAGGACGCTTATGCAGAGCTAATTGTATCTTAACTATTCATTAGGGTTATTTTTCAATAACTAAAATATTAGTACGGCTCTAATGTAAAGCTTTATTGGCCGGAATTCAATAGAATTTTAAACCGGATTGTTGTTGACATATATTTGTTTAATTGTCATTATGTAATATGTTACAAAATCATCTGTTGTATAAATTACGTTGATGTTATAGTCGAATATCCGGTATCCGGTACTCATTCCTGAGTAACACAGATAGCCGGAACTCCTCATACAAATCTGGTATATATGACCATGAACCTCCCTTGTGATCATCCTGGTGCAAGAAATGCATATTTTCAAAAATTCTTCAATACGTTTTACCCCAAGAAACTGATTAAGGTATTGATATTTTTTATCTGTGTAATCTGTGGTTTCAAATGTTTTTTCACAGATTCCAAACATACCTTTTCGTATTTATTTGCATATGAATTGGAATCAAAACCAGTATGGGAAGCTGATGTCCTGGGACCCAGTCTGGCAGAAACAGTATTGGAAATTGCCCGTGATTCTTATCCGGAAATAGATATCAATCATTATCTCGCAAATCTTGATACGATTATTCAAGATATGAAAGCAAATCTTTACGGAAAACAAGAACCCGAACAGGTTATTAATGCCATGAATACAATCATCTTCCATAAATTCCAGTTTAAATATGTACAAGCCGGTAACCTTGAATATATGTCCCTGAACAGGGTATTAGATACAAAGACCGGCAATTGTGAAGGTTTGTCAATTCTTTACCTTTGCATTGCGGAAGGCCTGCATCTTCCGATATACGGGGTAAGTGTACCAGAACATATATTCGTACGTTATGATGACGGGAAGTTCCGGAGAAATATCGAAACGGGCTACGAGGGTATGGCCATTCCTGATAGCTATTATATGAATATGCCCGGCAAACGCATCTCACCGGTGAGTGTCAAAAAAGGATATTATCTAAAAAATCTAACCAGGAATGAGGTTATAGCCAATATATATCTCAATCGCTCGATAATACAAAAAAAGAAGGGAAACAGAGCGGCAGCACTAAGAGATGTAAACCATGCCATCGGATTGCATGCAGACGATGCCGTCGCTTATTGCAACCGTGGTGTGATTTATGAGGAAATGGGTAATATTGAAGAGGCCATCTATGATTATAACAAGTCCATACTTCTGAATCCTGATTACGCGCCAGCTTATTACAACCGTGGATCACTTTATGCAGCAATAGAGAAGCTTGAACAGGCTATTATGGATTATAATAAGGCATTGCATTTAGATCCAAATTCAACCCTTTCCTACTATAACCGTGGTATTGCATTTAAAATGATCGGAAGGGTGGATTTGAGCATTGAAGACCTGAGTAAGGCTATTTCATTAGACCCTGAGTTTTCAGCTGCTTATGCTCATCGCGGTATGGCATATGCTGAAT is part of the Candidatus Jettenia sp. AMX2 genome and harbors:
- a CDS encoding tetratricopeptide repeat protein, whose translation is MESKPVWEADVLGPSLAETVLEIARDSYPEIDINHYLANLDTIIQDMKANLYGKQEPEQVINAMNTIIFHKFQFKYVQAGNLEYMSLNRVLDTKTGNCEGLSILYLCIAEGLHLPIYGVSVPEHIFVRYDDGKFRRNIETGYEGMAIPDSYYMNMPGKRISPVSVKKGYYLKNLTRNEVIANIYLNRSIIQKKKGNRAAALRDVNHAIGLHADDAVAYCNRGVIYEEMGNIEEAIYDYNKSILLNPDYAPAYYNRGSLYAAIEKLEQAIMDYNKALHLDPNSTLSYYNRGIAFKMIGRVDLSIEDLSKAISLDPEFSAAYAHRGMAYAESGEPEKAMEDFDRSLELDPGNADVYMKRAILHADLRHFDNTIEDIKVFLTFAPNNSFAYYIRAKAYRGKGDIKGAIRDYDKVIELNPRMAGVYFERGQVKDQMGKPDEALIDYTAYIELFPYNPLAYLHRGNSYKLLGNHEGALKDYLIYLKLNPNASDAEEINKQINELKESLSKERM
- a CDS encoding carboxypeptidase-like regulatory domain-containing protein yields the protein MKSFCQRYASFCLTALLVFLIASCAPYPRYEEKINIIVSPRKLSVHSGSEDKIHVQLLDNQGGPLFGMKVRAKSTSPAVATVTQEALTDAGGRTTFTVKGISPGTTNIIISANGYSAVVEVVFIEH